Genomic window (Syngnathus typhle isolate RoL2023-S1 ecotype Sweden linkage group LG4, RoL_Styp_1.0, whole genome shotgun sequence):
AATATAGAGGTTTTTCTTTAAAATTCTCTGTCAATTTTTCTTTGAGGGAaattttatgtatcaaaaggactAGTGGTATCGGCATATGGTATCGTATTGGTATCGGTCCGGGAAAAACTTGTATCGAACATCCTTAGTTAGCATTTAAGCCTCACAGTTCAGGGGCCATAAATTCAATCGTATCAAGTTTTTGTCAATGTAATCTGTGTATTGTTTatttagaaaaaatatattttccaaacacaaatgtcatAGTTGATTTTCATCTGTTCCATATATTTGAATAAAAAGATGTTTATCAGTCAAAAATTCAACTGCTTATTTTTTACTAGATTATTTTACAGAATTAGCAAAACAtctcaaataaaaatacaaaagatCAAACCCATAATATGAAAGGAGCAATTACTTGGCATTGTGTAGCAAACTCCATCTTTGAATCCATGACAAAGAGTTTGGACGAAGAAACCAGACGAGAAACATCCAAGTGGATTGCCGCCTGGTGCTTGTCTCTGATCCGGTGAGTAGATCGGCCTCTCATAAATGATTCCACGTCATTAATTAAATACTCGTTAAGATATCCCAAAGGGGAAATGGCTGATAGCTAAACGATAAATGACAGTAATCAGCGTAGACTCATTTTAGCCCGTCTTCACTCACAacaatattaatatattttattgtcAAGCTACTCAAGAAAAATGCAGATTATTTACGTCAAAAGCAAATTTATCCAAAATAAATGAGTTTGTTATGAGAAATGCAACACAAAAGTGAAGCAGCATTAAAAACTGCAGTAACTATTCTATGGATTTTTCTAACACTGCAATCATGTGtctttcttctccttccttccctccatgAAGAGTTTGGAGGAGGTGAGAGAGTGAACCGGTAGAGGAGGGTGATTGGTGGCAAGTGATGGCGATGAGGAGGAAGGTGGGGGGACTTATCCCTTATAAGAGCGCTTGCCCGTACCTTCTACGTAGCCGCAAACGCCGTCGCTAACCGAGGAACTTAACTTCTACCAGCCTGCACCTGAAGGACCCTGAGGATTGTCACCCCAACACGGGTAGGAGTGCACGGGGGAGGACAGAGGGTCAAATttattcccaaaatgattttttttaacagcataTCAGATTGAATTTATATATTGAAACAATTAAGGTCACCATTAAGGTCTCACTGTGTTATTAGAGGTGGGCTGTTGTGTATGTGCTGCCGACAAGGTGAGTAAAAGATACCCGTACTAAAATACATCCAGTCATTTTTGttaataatttaaaatatatagaaAGTCAGAAAAGTTAAGTGTAATTCTCGCTAATGCTAATAACTACCAGAAGACTGCAGCTTTTCATTGAGCTATTAAAATGGATGCCGGGAATTCCGAGACACGGGCGTGGAGAGGTTTTCTGTGAGGTTCCGAATGAAGGTCGAACCCCCTCTGCCCggattttttgcttttatgctCTCAGGTGAAAGGGCGAAGACACTGCCAAGAGTGCGTGACCTCGCGGTTTTAGCTGAACTCAACTAAAATGTGTGCCAAGTGTGTCGTAGATGAGAAGATTCACCATAATGCTAATTCCAACGCCTTTTCCTTACATTTTTGTTTCGATTCACCatattttctaaataaaaacccgaaattattatttttttcccccccacttgACCAATTCCAAACATTCCAACGTCAAATAGTTCAAACAAATGCACATTTCTGCAATCAGCAATTTCCACAGGAATTTTCTAGTTGTTATAATTTGGCAGAGTCTCTGTGTGAAATAGAtcacacaaaaatcaaaaactAAAAAGACTCCATAGGTAAGATGGAAGgagatataataataataatatgtggGGTCATGGGTCACACGCCGGGATTATGAATGTTGCCGTACAATTTTAATCCAAAGAGCCAATGTCCCGAGAAACGACGGGATCCCTGCGTTTCCCTTTGTGTAAGGGGCAGCGGGGGGCTTCTGCGTTTATCCTACTAGTGGGTCTCGTTTTCTTCTACTGGCTCACAAAAGAGAAGCCTTGAGGTCACGGCTGGCGAGATGTCAGGATTAAGGCctgctttgctttttctttgggtTTCCCACAAAGAGAAGAAGAGCTCACATTTAAgttgttttttatattaatatgaTTAACATAGGTTACTAACTGCTTTTTacattcaggtttttttttattttgtttagtgTGACTCCTTTTTCCTCCATGTTGTTATTGTATCTTTTCTCCTAATGACTTTCTTCCTTCTTTTGACTGTCTCATTTGTGTgtggtgtgtatttgtgtgtgcgtggactTTAGTTGTCTCTGTTGTGTATTTCGTGTTAATCACCTCTTCAGTCGAGCGGGGTATTGAGCAGCGACGCTTTGAATGCTCGCCGTCCGCCAATCAGGTGTcgcctcttgttttttttcttccacaagTCCGTCTAAATAGAAATTAAGTGAAGCCGTTAACAACATCTCACCTTGGAGATGCGAACAAAGAAAATCGATAGGAAAGCGTCTGATATGACCCCCATGTCCACCGTCATTAATCGACCCGAGGTGATTAGACGCATTGAACGGCGGAATTGGATTTAGCTTACCGTGTCTGCTTGTAATAACGCTGCCAGAGTAAGAATCCAAATAGTTTTGAATCGTACTTATAGAAAAAGTCAAAaggaaaatatattttggaGAGATCTTtgccatttttcctttttttaagtgTTTTTGTGATGGAAACCACCCAGACACAAAATGGATGAGCACAATTGGGAGTCAATTAGGATTTCAATCAAGCTGATTGGCCAATCAGTTATCAATAGTTCAAAAAAAAGAGTGTGTTTGGAGTAGGCCTGACAGATAAAGTGAAGGTGAaggtttgatttttgtttttatgtggaTATTTATTTAGACAAAGCAGATAATGAACTCTTAGAAGCTTTTTGTCTGATCGATAAAGACATGAGTCAatatagaaataaaattaatttgGAGGAAATTGGTTGTGTGCAATATTTACATTACACAgcagaaaagtgaaaaacattttttatgttaATTTGGATTATAATCCAAATATATTCTGCACCCAGCATGCAAATGAGTGTTCAATTACGACCACAATAGAAACACGATGAGATGAaaactatcataaagtttgagTTTGGTCATAATAATATGCAGTGCGGTCATTCGCCCATGAATAATCCGGCTTTAGGTAGCTGgaagtcatttattttcatggtCATGTTCTCGACAGGAGAAAAGTaataattgagaaaaaaaaatcaacctaagagcaTTTCCAGACACTGTCCGatattttcctctttttcaCACTTGACTCGCCCCACATTTTAAATTTCAAATTCAACTGCCCTTTCTGTGGATTGGATGTTTTTCCGCAACGTTGTTGGTAATCGTACCAGATTTCCACCAGCACAGACTCTAATGGGTTTAATTAGCTGGTTTACTCAGCAGTTAATCGgttcattaaaaacaaattaattgcTTTCAGGGAGCTCCCGGAAGGATTTGACAGTCGACGGGGTATCTTGGCTTAATTCAGTCAACATAGTTGCTTATTTGCaatgggaatttaaaaaaaaaattaaaaaatgggtTCACGAAAATGAAAAGTTAGATTACAGTTAGCCGTTATTGAACGAGTAGCACTACCTGAACAATTATTTCTCCTGAAACCAGATAAGTATTACTTTGTATTTAAAAAGAGTTCATTAAATGAGTGCAAATGTTACTTATGCTCCTAAAAATGAGGTCGTAAAAAACTTTTTGGGGTTTTATTTCCCCTTCAAAATCACATTCTAGCATCTCAGTGAAGACACAATCGTTATTAATGTTATAATGACGTGCAAGAAGCTTGACTTTTTCGTCATTTTGTCATCAGCGCCACTTGTGGGTTTTTTTCGTGGGGCGTAAACCATTCAAGATGTCTGCATCTAATCAAGTCTATTGTTCAACACATATCTTTCTTTTAAAACCCGATCCTCACAAAAATATTCTGTTCGTCGAGTAAGTACCATTCAGAACAACACTCGATGATGAATACTCGAATATTTCCAAAGTTAGCTTTGTGGAGATCCATTAAAAGATGAAAAAGCAGGTCATGTCTCTTTCGATTCCTAacgatgtgttttgttttgtgtgcttcATTAGGTcgccattttaaaatgaaaataatcgaGATGCGATTAAAAATGGTCACATCTAAATATTTGTTGCAGACCATCATGAAGATGCTGGTGGCGCTCCTGAtgctgctgttgttttgttttgatggcGTACATGCCGACTGTCAGGATGACTGCCTGTCCTGCAGCCTCATCCTGCCCAAACGACTCACCTTCAACACTATGGTGAGCACAcgttacacacagacacacacagacacgcactaTTGGTTAAGCTTTTCCTGACAGACTCAATTTTCATTTACTGATAAGAAGCAAAACCTTCCACTTCTTCATCTCTGTGACTCAACAAATTAGCCTTTTGGCATTTGAGTTTTACTAATTTGTTGTGGCTAATTGATTCCGGGGGATGAATGTGCGCATTCTCTCGACAAGACATTTGAGGGCATGAAGAAAAGGCACAAATGATGATTTATTGCCTAGTGACAGCACCATTCAGCTCAGCTAACGCTTAATTACGAGGGACATATTCACGGAACAATGTGTTTGTAATAATGATTTCTATTGAGTCGTGTTATGTACCCAAATATTGCTCAGTATGATTGCGATACAGTTGTACATTTTTATCTCAGTCAAacacaagaaaataaataaatatgggcCAAGGATAGACCCTTGTGGGACCCCTTTTTTTGGTCATAAGACACATATCACTCAAACAAGAACATTACCTTGACATCACATTGTACAACTtacgcaataataataattcatgatCAATAAATCCAAGTAAaagcatttcatcttttttttttttcccctgtcagGATTGTCTGTTTGAGTGTGAGGGCTCGGCTTCCCCAGCATCTTCCTGGGACACCTGCCGTGGATCCTTGTCGTTGTTGTCTATGCCCAAAAGATCCCAGGAGGAAGTGGATGCCTTCCTCCCTGCTGAGGAGGAAGAAAACCAGAGGAATGAAGAAGGGGAAGAAGAGCTACCCttacaaagattcgatcacatGACCCGGCTGCTCAAAAGGGACGCGGGTTCCCTGTCCTTGGACGAAGAGTACGAGGACTCTGACAGCGACGTTGGTCTGAGCGCCTCCAAGAGATTCGGCGGCTTTGTGAAGGGTCGCCATGGTTACAGGAAGCTGATGGCGCCGGCCAGGTCCTACCAGAAGCGTTACGGCGGCTTCATCGGGATCCGCAAGTCGGCGCGCAAGTGGAACAACCAGAAACGCTTCGGAGAGTTCCTCAAAGAGTATCTGGGCATGAGCACTCGAGGTACAGAGTACAACAGCGTCTCGGAGGAGCTGAGCCGGCACAATGAGGTGTAGATCGGGCAGCCGACGCACCTCCATGCCCGATTCCCAGTTAGTGCCTGTATGTGGACCGTCTATTTACATCTACTGTCAAGTGACGCATATCTAATATTACCGTGCTTATGTGTAGGATGCTTTCACGTATATACTGTATTTCGCTTCCTCTTGTTGAAACACTTGTAAATGGGGGTGTGCATCTCCATGCAGAAAGAAATGACATAATACGATTCAAGGATGTAACGATTTTGTAACGATTAGTCGTCaaatcaaaacttttttttttttttttttacaccccaGCTTGTAAGGTACAATAATACACATGGATAGTTCATAACTTCTCTCTAAGAGGTCAACTTTTCAGAAAGCCCCTAACTTCGAGTTATTTATTCAATACAATGCACTAGGTCGCTATTCTAAAACTGAATACAATCATGTAGTTACTGTTTTATTTACATAATGATATTTTTGACAGACTATGAGGTTTAGGGTTTAGGGATATTTTAAGAAAGCTACTTGATATACAAATCCACAAAACCATGATGGTCTAATGAAATTATAATGTGGGActtgcattgattttttttttttaacaaggaaaATGGATTTGCATGATAACCTGACATTTTGAGGACGTTTTGACGTCTTTGAGCTGAATTGTTTTACTCTGCTACCATCTGGTGGTACAAAAGAAAACTCCATCACCCTTTCCTTGCtaaaaaaacacaactaaaTTTTAAAAATTCACCTCAGCGTTAGACAGTGGGGCATTCAACTCAATTTACATACAATGCATTTACATGGAGAATTACACCTTATGTATAGTCCTAACAAATGATGTTTGTAACTgtctttgttttggtttgttgGTGATTGTAAATAGCAGAAATTTAAAAACCTttccataaataaaaatacttgaTTATTTCTTCTATGGGTCATCATGCAGCAAATGATTCACTTGTCCTGGGCTGATTTGTTCACCAaaagaattgttcttttttaaattctatTACAATTACAATTTTTCTGTATGTATAAGAATtagataaacacaaacaaatgtacagtactgaaataatacttaaaaaaaaaaatgacgccaTATCTTTTTTTAGCACGAGGTGAGAATCGTAACGCATTTTCTGGTAACactgtagataattgcatgattgtgtattgtgctaaaagaatgtcccgcacggctaccgtagctgagacgaagaagctgctctcgctccccggatgtaacgcaaccaagtgatagatttggttctctgaatcctcgtgtgagtttattaaactgctgtcctctgaacgtatggtgcttgcttcgacgcacataacgacatggtgtcagaagacgtctcggacctgccctctgtgtattgagtggtgttttttttcttcgccgtgctccgaagtgcgaggggaattaagtgaaggctgactatggcggaaggatttcgcaggccagaccctcttgtttttgaaggagacgttgccgagaattggcgtatttttgaaagtgaatatgacatttttatcgaggctgcacacgcggataaacctgccaagacaaaagcgtacatcctcctcaaccttgcaggagcagaagccattgaacgggagcgttcatttgtatacgctgcggaagttagagcgccaggagaaaatggagccgttatggtcccggccgagtctcgggaagaccccacgtgtctcaagcgaaaatttcgagaaatgtgcaatccacaacacaacaagacgatggaaaggcacaagtttcacactcgaaatcagaagcaaggtgagactattgaatctttcatcagtgatttgaagataaaagcaaagagttgccactttgcagagctcacggacgaattgatttgtgatagaatcgtgtgtggcatcaacaacgacagtataagaaaggctctgctacgcgatagtgacttgaccctcgctaaggcaatttctatctgccgtatttatgaaatgaccgaggaaaacacaaaagcattaactctgcaagtaaaccctgtggatgcgctacaacaaagctccaatagaggactgtacaggtcaagaaataagaaagcaaatcaatatgattcaaagaacatcactacttgtgatcattgtggaggcagccacccagcgcaaagggatagatgtccagcgtttggcttgaaatgtcacaaatgtggaaagatgaatcatttcaaggattgctgcaagtcaaagccagcgtatcacaacacagaaagaaagagtttcacaaagaaaagctccactagaagaccagtgtatcacgtgaaggtcgagcaagagaaagaatacaccgctgatgatgatacatactatgtagatggaatttctgtggacactatcaatgcacatatgaaaaatagagatgaaggctttgtcactctgcatgtgcacgggaaacccatcgaaatgaagattgacaccggagcgaaatgtaatgtaatggctaaggacatgtttgtacaactctctgaggggaacattattccctgtggcaagtctacaaatctagtggcttatggcggcagcaagatcgaaactgcaggtcttgtctcactgtcatgctacttggatgaacagcaacacacgctacccttcttcctcgtggagcgtgatgttattccacttttgggatttcgtgcatgtatgcgtctcggacttgtcacattcagccctcacgtccaccaggtcggcacggagactattacagactttgtcaaaaatatcaaagagaaatacaaagatgtgttcagcgatgaattaggagaactgccaatcacctactccatggtagtagatccagctgtacggccagtcgtgcgtccagcgcaccgtgtccccttggcgatgcaggcccgcgttaaagctgaacttgataacatgacaagcaaaggagtcatctgccccgtctctgagcccacggactgggtttcatcgatggtagcagcacacaagaaagacaaagaagagatacgactgtgcatcaacccaaaagacttgaacaatgctttaaagagaccccactatccgatgcgtagtgtggaagacgtagccagcaaaatgtcaggtgccaccctgttttcggtgcttgatgccaagaactccttttggcaaataaagctagatcaaaagtcatccatgttgacaacattcagcacaccttttgggcgctaccgatttctccgcatgccatttggcatcaactcagcaagtgaagttttccaaagctcaatggaacaactgtttgccggttacccatgtgctgtcatagtcgatgacatcattgtgggaggtcgcgatgctgcagaacatgatgctaatctgaagaaaatattggatcgtgcacaagagatcaaacttagactcaactctcaaaagtgcaagtttcggctcgaccaagtctgctatgttggtcacatattcacaaaagaaggtctgaaagccgatccaacgaaaacagaagccatcacggagatgccggtcccgcaagatgccctagctgtgcaacgattcctgggcatggtgaactacttggggaagtttatcccaaatctcagcgacattgcagcaccactcaggcagctcactcacaaagacgctgcatggtgctggctcccccaacaccaacaggcatttgaggaattgaagtcatgtctatccagctcacctgtcctttcttattttgatgtagggaaacctgtgatgctaacatgtgatgcatcccgttatgggttgggtgcagcatgtttacaagatggaaagccaattgcgtatgcatctcgcacattgtcagatacagaaacccgttatgcgcaaattgaaaaagaactccttgctgttgtttttgcatgcactaagtttaaggactacatctatggcaagcacactgtcattgaaacagaccaccaacctctggtcactatactgaagaagccgatcctcacagctccagctcgtctgcagaggatgctacttcgtctacaagcttttgacatcaccttggtttataaaaagggcaagcaaatgtacctttccgacaccctgtcaagagccccaaacggtaaagtttctgaattatctagtgctcacagctcgtttgaagtcatgtcagtcagttttatctcgacagccaggcttgaagagctgagaacacacactgccagtgaccaagtgcttcaaactcttagcaatgtgatccagaatggatggcctaacaaagaacgtcaggcaccgctctctgtccgcccatactttccatacagagacgagttggtagtggaagaaggtattgttgttaaaggacacagacctgtcataccaatctcactgcaacaagagtacatccaaattatgcatagaggtcacccaggccttgaatcaactaaatgtagagccagaagtacagtgttttggcccaacatgaacacggacatcacaaaagtactactgtcttgtgctgtatgcaatagcacacgaccacaccagcaaaaggaaccgctgaaagctcatcctgtccctaccctgccatggtctacggtcgcaacggacatttttgaatggcatggtcaacagtattcagtccttgttgactcttactcgggatggttcgaaattgatctgcttcgtgatttgtcttcagctacagtgataaaaaagctaaagagacatttttctgttcatggagcaccccatacactgatttctgataatggcagacaatacactagccaacgattccgcgacttttccaaacagtgggacattacgcacgttaccagcagtcccggatacccgcagtcgaatggattagccgagcgtgccgtccgcagtgccaaacagctcatggaaaagtcacaccgagatggaacggatgtttttctcaacctgctcaacctcaggaacattcctcgagacagcacgcttggatcacctgcacagcgtctCATGTCTCGCCAGACGCGTTCTACCTTTCCTGTCAACAACACTCTGCTTGTGCCTGCAATAAAGGGTGCAGGACAAGTGGCTACTCAGCTTCAAAGGAGaagacttgttcaaaagcagtactatgatgcaacaagtcgccctctggtgccacttgtgagaggacaaattgtccggttacagactgcagagggatatgaccgcctcgggaaagtggttcaggcttgcaaagagccgcgctcctacatcgttgaatccaacggaggtatctacaggaggaatcgccgtcacatccttcctgttgctgaaccaaccccacctttgcacgccgactctgaccatcactctcaaccaccggttccgagtacgccagaccctcttctatccagtccacatgcccgaccgtctcacttctctcaaccatctgctcactactccaccaatgagcaatcgacaacatctccagctgacgtgcccacccgagtgtcacacaattgttctgcttatgtgactcgctcaggtcggatttctaagccgaatccgaagtacaaggattgaactgcatgtttgttagttgcgttttgaaaaaaaaaaaagttaagctctaaggttgtttacatacttgttattattaccaagtgtaccttcgtgcatttccaagaggaataatttgttaattcagtaagttttatgctgccagttttacgcagacttgtttatttgtagactgtcacgtcacatttgtatattacagttttttagttaacaatattttttatagaggcaatgttctaaaaggagaggatgtagataattgcatgattgtgtattgtgctaaaagaatgtcccgcacggctaccgtagctgagacgaagaagctgctctcgctccccggatgtaacgcaaccaagtgatagatttggttctctgaatcctcgtgtgagtttattaaactgctgtcctctgaacgtatggtgcttgcttcgacgcacataacgacaacaccctttcaaaataaatatggCGGGTGATtacctttattttgaaaggtcACTCAAAGGCAGCATCCG
Coding sequences:
- the LOC133152342 gene encoding prepronociceptin-like isoform X1, which produces MCFVLCASLGRHFKMKIIEMRLKMVTSKYLLQTIMKMLVALLMLLLFCFDGVHADCQDDCLSCSLILPKRLTFNTMDCLFECEGSASPASSWDTCRGSLSLLSMPKRSQEEVDAFLPAEEEENQRNEEGEEELPLQRFDHMTRLLKRDAGSLSLDEEYEDSDSDVGLSASKRFGGFVKGRHGYRKLMAPARSYQKRYGGFIGIRKSARKWNNQKRFGEFLKEYLGMSTRGTEYNSVSEELSRHNEV
- the LOC133152342 gene encoding prepronociceptin-like isoform X2 gives rise to the protein MKMLVALLMLLLFCFDGVHADCQDDCLSCSLILPKRLTFNTMDCLFECEGSASPASSWDTCRGSLSLLSMPKRSQEEVDAFLPAEEEENQRNEEGEEELPLQRFDHMTRLLKRDAGSLSLDEEYEDSDSDVGLSASKRFGGFVKGRHGYRKLMAPARSYQKRYGGFIGIRKSARKWNNQKRFGEFLKEYLGMSTRGTEYNSVSEELSRHNEV